One segment of Streptomyces roseifaciens DNA contains the following:
- a CDS encoding AfsR/SARP family transcriptional regulator, translating to MAGDTGHGQQLRFTVLGPVRARRGGELLNTGSPQQRALLAALLLRGGRTATAPELVDALWGDEPPHAALAALRTYASRLRKAFGPEADALVSESGGYAIRIGLGCLDIDRAEHLVAEAEKTRASGDRHRARDLINEALGVWDGEPLAGLPGPYAETQRTRLEEWRLSLIETRLDLDLEVGSHAEAVSELTALTAAHPLRERLRELLMLALYRSGRQAEALAVYADTRRLLADELGVDPCPELSELQQRILNADADLALPFVPDDRPFAGPAFIRPAQLPATVSDFTGRAAFVDELGDQLATCSGGVMAVSAVAGIGGVGKTTLAVHVAHAARHHFPDGQLYVDLQGAGPLPAEPEAVLGSFLRALGIPDSAIPEGVQERSALFRSTLDGRRVLALLDNARDAAQVRPLLPGTEGCAALVTSRTRMVGLAGAHLVDLDVMSPDEALVLFTRIVGAERVEAERDAAMDVVAACGFLPLAIRIAASRLAARRTWTVSVLARKLGDERRRLDELRAGDLAVKATFELGYGQLEPGQARAFRLLGLADGPDMSLAAAAAVLDLDIDATEELLESLVDTSLLESAAPGRYRYHDLVRLYARACAERDEQPPAEREAALSRLLDFYLATAAGVYVLERPGDQLLAHLTPTTHPGLVFTDRGAASDWLFAEAGCLLACVRQHATASGDTLRRAVDLLLAAKDLAESGADFRLYEQAASALLAATRGAGDTRAEGRARTVLTHVHSLAGRFNQAEEQALHAVLLGRATEDPIPCGYASNNRGIVAIYQHRYEDAEAYIGQALECFRDDGNRPCEATALSNLARVCLDTGRIRQAVQLAEQALAIFREINVSWRLANGLYTYGLVLTHARRFEDALRQLNEAMPIFVDNRQRLWEGMTHYRLAEVHLAAGRPTAAAHHAEQALKLRGIGGEWRRGNVLTVLGRSLDALGQPGRARACWTEALAIYEQLGSSEAADVRDLLSVATAA from the coding sequence ATGGCCGGCGACACAGGGCACGGGCAGCAGCTCCGATTCACCGTGCTCGGGCCCGTGCGGGCCCGCCGCGGCGGGGAACTGCTGAACACCGGCTCGCCCCAGCAGCGGGCGCTCCTCGCCGCCCTGCTGCTGCGCGGCGGCCGCACCGCGACCGCGCCCGAGCTGGTGGACGCCCTGTGGGGGGACGAGCCCCCGCACGCCGCCCTCGCCGCGCTGCGCACCTACGCCTCGCGGCTCCGCAAGGCGTTCGGGCCCGAGGCCGACGCCCTGGTCAGCGAGTCCGGAGGGTACGCGATCCGGATCGGCCTCGGCTGCCTCGACATCGACCGGGCCGAACACCTCGTCGCCGAGGCCGAGAAGACCCGCGCCTCCGGCGACCGCCACCGCGCCCGCGACCTCATCAACGAGGCCCTCGGCGTCTGGGACGGCGAGCCGCTCGCAGGCCTCCCCGGCCCGTACGCGGAGACGCAGCGCACGCGCCTGGAGGAGTGGCGGCTGTCGCTCATCGAGACGCGGCTGGACCTGGACCTGGAGGTCGGCAGCCACGCGGAGGCCGTATCGGAGCTGACCGCCCTGACCGCCGCCCACCCGCTGCGCGAGCGCCTGCGCGAACTGCTCATGCTCGCGCTCTACCGCAGCGGCCGCCAGGCCGAGGCCCTCGCCGTCTACGCCGACACCCGCCGCCTCCTCGCCGACGAGCTGGGCGTCGATCCTTGCCCCGAGCTGTCCGAGCTCCAGCAGCGCATCCTCAACGCCGACGCCGACCTCGCCCTGCCCTTCGTCCCGGACGACCGGCCCTTTGCCGGCCCGGCCTTCATCCGGCCCGCGCAGCTGCCCGCGACGGTCTCCGACTTCACGGGGCGCGCGGCCTTCGTGGACGAGCTCGGCGACCAGCTGGCGACGTGCTCCGGCGGGGTGATGGCCGTCTCTGCGGTCGCGGGCATCGGCGGCGTCGGCAAGACGACGCTCGCGGTGCACGTCGCGCACGCCGCGCGCCACCACTTCCCGGACGGGCAGCTCTACGTCGACCTGCAGGGCGCGGGACCGCTGCCCGCCGAGCCGGAGGCAGTGCTCGGATCGTTCCTGCGCGCACTCGGAATCCCCGACTCCGCGATCCCCGAGGGCGTCCAGGAGCGGTCCGCGCTCTTCCGCTCCACCCTCGACGGCCGCCGCGTGCTGGCCCTGCTGGACAACGCCCGCGACGCCGCCCAGGTCCGCCCGCTGCTGCCCGGCACGGAAGGCTGCGCGGCGCTCGTCACGAGCCGGACGCGCATGGTGGGCCTGGCCGGGGCCCACCTGGTCGACCTGGACGTGATGAGCCCGGACGAGGCGCTGGTGCTGTTCACGCGGATCGTGGGCGCCGAGCGCGTGGAGGCCGAGCGGGACGCCGCGATGGACGTCGTTGCGGCGTGCGGCTTCCTGCCGCTGGCCATCCGGATCGCCGCCTCCCGCCTCGCCGCCCGCCGGACGTGGACCGTCTCCGTCCTGGCCCGCAAGCTCGGCGACGAACGCCGCCGCCTGGACGAGCTGCGCGCCGGCGACCTCGCCGTCAAGGCCACCTTCGAGCTGGGTTACGGACAGCTGGAGCCGGGGCAGGCCCGCGCCTTCCGGTTGCTGGGGCTTGCCGATGGCCCGGACATGTCGCTGGCCGCCGCCGCGGCCGTCCTGGACCTCGACATCGATGCCACCGAGGAACTGCTGGAATCGCTGGTCGACACGTCCCTCCTGGAGTCCGCCGCACCCGGCCGGTACCGCTACCACGACCTCGTACGCCTCTACGCGCGTGCATGCGCCGAACGCGACGAACAGCCGCCCGCAGAGCGCGAGGCAGCCCTCTCGCGGCTGCTGGACTTCTACCTCGCGACGGCTGCGGGCGTGTACGTCCTGGAGCGCCCCGGCGACCAGCTCCTCGCCCACCTGACGCCCACGACCCACCCCGGGCTCGTCTTCACCGACCGGGGCGCGGCGAGCGACTGGCTCTTCGCCGAGGCCGGGTGCCTGCTGGCCTGCGTCCGCCAGCACGCGACCGCCTCCGGCGACACCCTGCGCCGCGCCGTCGACCTGCTGCTGGCCGCCAAGGACCTCGCCGAGTCCGGCGCCGACTTCCGCCTCTACGAACAGGCTGCGAGCGCCCTGCTGGCCGCCACCCGGGGGGCCGGGGACACCCGGGCCGAGGGGCGCGCCCGGACCGTGCTCACGCACGTGCACAGCCTCGCCGGCCGCTTCAACCAGGCCGAGGAGCAAGCCCTGCACGCCGTCCTCCTCGGCCGCGCCACGGAGGACCCCATCCCGTGCGGCTACGCCTCCAACAACCGCGGCATCGTCGCCATTTACCAGCACCGCTACGAGGACGCCGAGGCCTACATCGGGCAGGCGCTGGAGTGCTTCCGCGACGACGGCAACCGGCCGTGCGAGGCGACCGCGCTCAGCAACCTCGCGCGCGTGTGCCTCGACACCGGGCGCATCCGGCAGGCGGTCCAGCTCGCCGAGCAGGCGCTCGCCATCTTCCGCGAGATCAACGTCAGCTGGCGGCTGGCCAACGGCCTTTACACGTACGGGCTGGTGCTCACGCACGCCCGCCGGTTCGAGGACGCGCTGCGGCAGCTGAACGAGGCCATGCCCATCTTCGTCGACAACCGGCAGCGGCTCTGGGAGGGCATGACCCACTACCGGCTCGCGGAGGTCCACCTGGCGGCCGGGCGGCCGACCGCCGCCGCCCACCACGCCGAGCAGGCGCTGAAGCTGCGCGGCATCGGCGGCGAGTGGCGGCGCGGCAACGTCCTGACCGTGCTGGGGCGCTCGCTCGACGCCCTCGGGCAGCCGGGCCGGGCGCGCGCCTGCTGGACGGAGGCGCTGGCGATCTACGAACAGCTGGGGTCCTCGGAGGCGGCCGACGTACGCGATCTGCTGTCGGTGGCGACGGCTGCTTAG
- a CDS encoding pyridoxamine 5'-phosphate oxidase family protein — MPLSVEEREKFLVGPHVAALAIDSGEEGRGPVNVPVWYVYRPGGEVVLVTGRASRKTQLIADAGRFTLLVDQTSPTYRYVSVEGELVSVETATKELAREIAARYLPTESAVEAHVERIMADPEAVVAIRMRPRHWLSADLGGAS, encoded by the coding sequence ATGCCGCTTTCCGTCGAAGAGCGTGAGAAATTCCTGGTCGGCCCGCACGTTGCGGCGCTTGCCATCGATTCCGGCGAGGAAGGGCGCGGCCCGGTGAACGTGCCCGTCTGGTACGTCTACCGTCCGGGCGGTGAGGTCGTTCTCGTCACCGGCCGCGCCTCCCGTAAGACACAGCTCATTGCCGATGCCGGGCGATTCACGCTTTTGGTGGACCAGACGTCTCCGACGTACCGGTATGTCTCCGTCGAGGGCGAGCTCGTGTCGGTCGAAACGGCGACGAAAGAGCTGGCGAGGGAGATCGCTGCCCGTTACCTGCCGACGGAGTCGGCGGTGGAGGCGCACGTCGAGAGGATCATGGCCGACCCGGAAGCGGTCGTGGCGATCAGGATGCGGCCGCGGCACTGGCTCTCGGCCGACCTGGGTGGCGCGAGCTGA
- a CDS encoding AMP-binding protein: MRGDLEFMSIPRLVRTAAARYGDREAVVEGRTRIGYEQLATRIERAAAGCLAAGVEAGDRVAVWAPNTLDWIVSALGAVTAGAVLVPVNTRLRGAEAVQVLARTRAKLLFVTGTFLGTSYVAALRRAAGVGGGAGGTSGTGGTGGRHGKGRDRRPAVPLPGLPHLGEVVVLAEDAPSGFRTWQEFLAAGDAVPAWAVRARANAVGPDAPSDIVFTSGTTGEPKGVVVTHAQSLRTFAAWSDLAGLRRGDRYLIVNPFSHTFGYKAGVLACLMRGAVMVPQAVFAVDAVLAHLTAERITVLPGPPTLLQALLDHPACTAGGVSSLRLVVTGAADVDPRLVERLRDEAGIPTVLTAYGMSEATGVVTMCRRDDRAEVVAGTSGRALPDTEVKVVGAGGKALPPGRPGEVLVRGYQVMKGYFEDPRATAETVDVDGWLHTGDIGVLDGDGNLRITDRIKDMFVAGGFNVYPAEVERTLAGHPGVAEVAVVGVPDKRLGEVGKAFVVRRGGGPPVSAEELIAWARHEMAAYKVPREVEFVPVLPRNASGKVVKRGLRQAGGMTAE, from the coding sequence ATGCGCGGAGACCTGGAGTTCATGTCCATACCCCGGCTGGTCCGAACGGCCGCGGCGCGCTACGGCGACCGCGAGGCGGTGGTCGAGGGCCGGACCAGGATCGGCTACGAGCAGCTCGCCACCCGGATCGAGCGGGCCGCCGCCGGTTGCCTCGCGGCGGGCGTCGAGGCCGGTGACCGCGTGGCCGTCTGGGCGCCGAATACGCTCGACTGGATCGTCTCCGCCCTGGGGGCCGTCACGGCCGGCGCCGTCCTCGTCCCGGTCAACACCCGGCTCAGGGGCGCCGAGGCGGTGCAGGTGCTCGCGCGCACCCGGGCGAAGCTGCTCTTCGTCACCGGCACGTTCCTCGGCACCTCCTACGTCGCCGCCCTACGCCGCGCGGCAGGCGTCGGCGGAGGTGCCGGCGGCACCTCCGGCACCGGCGGCACCGGCGGAAGGCACGGCAAAGGCCGCGACCGTCGCCCGGCCGTCCCCCTGCCCGGGCTGCCGCACCTGGGGGAGGTCGTGGTGCTGGCCGAGGACGCGCCGTCCGGCTTCCGGACGTGGCAGGAGTTCCTCGCGGCGGGCGATGCGGTGCCGGCCTGGGCCGTACGGGCGCGGGCGAACGCCGTCGGCCCCGACGCGCCGTCGGACATCGTCTTCACCTCCGGCACCACGGGCGAGCCCAAGGGCGTGGTGGTCACGCACGCCCAGAGCCTGCGCACCTTCGCGGCCTGGAGCGATCTGGCCGGGCTGCGGAGAGGGGACCGCTATCTGATCGTGAACCCGTTCTCGCACACCTTCGGCTACAAGGCCGGCGTCCTCGCCTGCCTGATGCGCGGCGCGGTGATGGTGCCGCAGGCCGTCTTCGCCGTGGACGCGGTGCTGGCCCACCTCACGGCGGAGCGCATCACGGTGCTGCCCGGTCCGCCGACCCTCCTCCAGGCGCTGCTGGACCACCCGGCCTGTACCGCCGGTGGGGTGTCCTCGCTGCGGCTGGTGGTGACGGGAGCGGCGGACGTCGATCCGCGGCTGGTCGAGCGGCTGCGGGACGAGGCCGGCATCCCCACGGTGCTGACGGCCTACGGGATGAGCGAGGCCACCGGCGTCGTCACCATGTGCCGCCGCGACGACCGCGCCGAGGTCGTCGCGGGCACCTCCGGGCGGGCCCTGCCGGACACCGAGGTCAAGGTCGTGGGGGCCGGCGGGAAGGCGTTGCCGCCGGGGCGGCCGGGCGAGGTCCTCGTGCGCGGGTACCAGGTGATGAAGGGCTACTTCGAGGACCCGCGCGCCACGGCGGAGACCGTCGACGTGGACGGCTGGCTGCACACCGGCGACATCGGGGTGCTGGACGGCGACGGCAATCTGCGGATCACCGACCGGATCAAGGACATGTTCGTGGCCGGCGGCTTCAACGTCTATCCGGCGGAGGTGGAGCGGACGCTGGCCGGGCACCCGGGCGTCGCCGAGGTCGCGGTCGTCGGCGTGCCGGACAAGCGGCTCGGCGAGGTCGGCAAGGCCTTCGTGGTCCGCAGGGGCGGTGGGCCGCCCGTGTCGGCCGAGGAGCTGATCGCCTGGGCGCGGCACGAGATGGCCGCGTACAAGGTGCCGCGGGAGGTGGAGTTCGTTCCCGTGCTGCCGCGCAACGCCTCCGGCAAGGTGGTCAAGCGCGGATTGCGGCAAGCAGGCGGAATGACGGCCGAATAA
- a CDS encoding lipid-transfer protein, whose protein sequence is MALKDATAIVGIGQTPFARRLDASEKTLACRAILAALDDAGIPPSQVDALASYTMEETDEVEVAKAIGAGDVTFFARTGFGGGASCATVAHLATAIATGQASVGVAWRSRKRGSGPRPWTDTRRQLPTPAQWTRPYGLLRPVDEIAMLARRYMHEYGATRDHFFNVALACRNHAGRNPAAIMHGRPLTRETYMTSRWISEPLCLFDNCLETDGALACVVVSADRARDCRRSPVYVHAAAQGLPAQHHGMVNYWNDDPLTGPSWTAARQLWKTADFGPDDVDVAQIYDAFTPLIPLSLEGYGFCGRGEGAAFTEDGALELGGRLPVNTGGGGLSEAYVHGFNLITEGVRQLRGTSTAQVPGAATCLVTAGEGVPTSALLLRS, encoded by the coding sequence ATGGCGCTCAAAGACGCCACCGCGATCGTCGGCATAGGACAGACCCCCTTCGCCCGCCGGCTCGATGCTTCAGAAAAGACCCTGGCCTGCCGCGCGATCCTCGCCGCGCTCGACGACGCGGGCATCCCTCCTTCCCAGGTCGACGCCTTGGCCTCCTACACCATGGAGGAGACCGACGAGGTCGAGGTCGCCAAGGCGATCGGCGCGGGCGACGTGACCTTCTTCGCCAGGACCGGCTTCGGCGGCGGCGCCTCCTGCGCGACCGTCGCCCACCTCGCCACGGCGATCGCCACCGGGCAGGCGTCCGTCGGCGTGGCCTGGCGCTCCCGCAAGCGCGGCTCCGGCCCCCGCCCCTGGACCGACACCCGCAGGCAGCTGCCCACCCCGGCGCAGTGGACCCGCCCGTACGGCCTCCTGCGCCCGGTCGACGAGATCGCCATGCTCGCCCGCCGCTACATGCACGAGTACGGCGCCACCCGCGACCACTTCTTCAACGTCGCCCTCGCCTGCCGCAACCACGCCGGCCGGAACCCCGCCGCGATCATGCACGGGCGCCCGCTGACCCGCGAGACCTATATGACCTCCCGCTGGATCAGCGAGCCGCTCTGCCTCTTCGACAACTGCCTGGAGACGGACGGCGCCCTCGCCTGCGTCGTCGTCTCCGCCGACCGCGCCCGCGACTGCCGCCGCTCCCCCGTCTACGTGCACGCCGCCGCCCAGGGGCTGCCGGCCCAGCACCACGGCATGGTCAACTACTGGAACGACGACCCGCTCACCGGCCCCTCCTGGACCGCCGCCCGGCAGCTGTGGAAGACGGCCGACTTCGGCCCGGACGACGTCGACGTCGCCCAGATCTACGACGCCTTCACCCCGCTCATTCCGCTCTCCCTCGAAGGCTACGGCTTCTGCGGACGCGGCGAGGGCGCCGCCTTCACCGAGGACGGCGCCCTCGAACTCGGCGGCAGGCTCCCGGTGAACACCGGCGGCGGCGGGCTCAGCGAGGCCTACGTCCACGGCTTCAACCTCATCACCGAAGGCGTCCGCCAGCTGCGCGGCACCTCGACCGCGCAGGTGCCCGGCGCCGCGACCTGCCTGGTCACGGCGGGTGAGGGCGTGCCCACTTCGGCTCTGCTGCTGAGGAGTTGA
- a CDS encoding Zn-ribbon domain-containing OB-fold protein, whose protein sequence is MSSMMRGTTDNGLLAPEPDDDGAPFWEFAARGELRMQACGRCGELRFPPRPCCPRCGAFDSEWRRMTGRGSIWSYVLPHPPLLPAYAARAPYNVVVVELADAPHLRIPGNLVAAPDADIDSVDPALLCIGAPVRVTFARLAGGVVVPRWLLETS, encoded by the coding sequence ATGTCCTCCATGATGAGGGGCACCACTGACAACGGCCTGCTGGCGCCCGAGCCCGACGACGACGGCGCGCCCTTCTGGGAGTTCGCGGCCCGCGGCGAGCTGCGCATGCAGGCCTGCGGCCGCTGCGGTGAGCTGCGGTTCCCGCCCCGCCCGTGCTGCCCGCGCTGCGGCGCCTTCGACAGCGAGTGGCGGCGCATGACCGGCCGCGGCAGCATCTGGTCGTACGTCCTGCCCCACCCGCCGCTCCTGCCCGCCTACGCGGCGCGGGCACCGTACAACGTCGTGGTCGTGGAACTGGCCGACGCCCCGCACCTCCGCATCCCCGGCAACCTCGTGGCGGCGCCCGATGCGGACATCGACTCCGTCGACCCCGCCCTCCTGTGCATCGGCGCACCCGTGCGCGTGACCTTCGCACGGCTCGCCGGCGGCGTCGTCGTGCCGCGGTGGCTGCTGGAGACGTCATGA